A single window of Eucalyptus grandis isolate ANBG69807.140 chromosome 1, ASM1654582v1, whole genome shotgun sequence DNA harbors:
- the LOC104436104 gene encoding ABC transporter I family member 1, with protein MTLRRPPLPRLLLDNVSCMRNAQQILRHVNVSLHDGGALVLSGTNGSGKSTFLRMLAGFSRPSAGQILWNGHDVTQSGIFQQYKLQLNWLSLKDAVKEKFTVLDNVQWFELLEGKQGKSLPALELMGLGRLAKDKARMLSMGQRKKLQLARLLAIDRPIWLLDEPSVALDDDGVKLLEYIIAEHRKKGGIVIVATHLPIQIEDAMVLRLPPRFPRRMTSVDLLGRADIL; from the coding sequence ATGACCCTCCGAAGACCTCCATTGCCTCGTCTCCTTCTTGACAATGTTTCTTGCATGAGAAATGCGCAACAGATCTTGCGTCATGTGAATGTCTCTCTTCATGATGGTGGAGCTCTTGTGCTGAGTGGAACCAATGGCTCGGGCAAAAGCACGTTCCTGCGTATGTTAGCAGGGTTTTCTCGTCCTTCTGCTGGtcagatcctctggaatggccACGATGTCACCCAGTCTGGCATTTTCCAACAATACAAGTTGCAGCTCAATTGGCTTTCTCTGAAAGATGCTGTAAAAGAGAAATTTACTGTCCTTGACAATGTTCAGTGGTTTGAATTGCTTGAAGGCAAGCAAGGAAAGTCTCTGCCGGCCCTGGAGCTTATGGGGCTTGGAAGATTGGCAAAAGATAAAGCGAGAATGCTTTCAATGGGTCAAAGGAAGAAGCTGCAGCTGGCCAGGCTGCTTGCTATTGACCGTCCTATCTGGTTACTTGATGAGCCCTCTGTTGCGTTAGATGATGATGGTGTGAAGTTGCTGGAGTATATAATTGCAGAGCACCGGAAGAAGGGTGGGATAGTAATTGTGGCTACACATCTACCAATTCAGATTGAGGATGCCATGGTCTTGAGGCTGCCTCCCAGGTTCCCTAGGCGGATGACGTCAGTAGATCTGCTTGGCCGAGCAGATATTTTGTAG
- the LOC104436106 gene encoding uncharacterized protein LOC104436106 isoform X1, whose product MGKRSWVCTVFTQVCLCIALYVALNLGQPQEHRDYRKSVIRSSGRFLDSYFVTVRGGFRALNEQTRLLKLIEKVSRTYGAAFVVNISELGADDPLMQNVRATQRYQSLKIPWYTTKASKGGRSYFREQMKFHHGKTLDLIGLDTGLFKGSVMMGSLEGLGEEQLKWLTSILEETTGEWRIIAGFLPLISCQESEDPPEAKTDLDPLSSIFSTYGVNAYLSGGAGMHHVHQGGVTYIGDPGQLCKKSNSSSSHGTSSVFCRELPEGFLLHRVTPLEIVTYFINSSGEAVYKTVLRHHGKEVM is encoded by the exons ATGGGGAAGAGATCTTGGGTATGCACCGTTTTTACCCAGGTGTGTCTCTGCATCGCTCTCTATGTGGCCTTGAACTTGGGCCAGCCTCAGGAGCACAGGGATTATAGGAAGAGTGTCATCAGAAGCAGTGGTAGATTTCTTGATTCTTACTTTGTTACCGTCCGAGGTGGATTTAGAGCTTTAAACGAACAGACGCGGCTCTTGAAGCTG ATTGAGAAGGTGTCAAGGACATATGGCGCAGCGTTTGTTGTCAACATCAGCGAACTTGGCGCAGATGACCCGCTTATGCAGAATGTAAGA GCTACACAAAGATACCAATCACTGAAAATTCCATG GTACACCACTAAAGCttcaaaaggaggaagaagttATTTCAGAGAGCAGATGAAATTTCATCATGGGAAAACCTTGGACTTAATTGGTCTAGATACTGGCCTTTTTAAG GGTTCTGTGATGATGGGATCATTAGAGGGGCTTGGAGAGGAGCAACTTAAATGGCTCACGAGCATCCTAGAGGAAACAACTGGCGaatg GCGCATAATCGCAGGATTTCTTCCACTGATTTCCTGCCAAGAAAGTGAGGATCCACCTGAGGCAAAGACAGACCTTGACCCTTTGAGTAGCATCTTTTCCACTTATGGAGTG AATGCATACTTAAGTGGAGGGGCTGGCATGCATCATGTACACCAAGGTGGTGTTACCTACATTGGCGACCCTGGCCAATTATGTAAAAAATCTAATTCTTCTTCATCTCATGGAACATCATCAGTCTTTTGCAG AGAACTTCCTGAAGGGTTCCTTCTTCACAGAGTCACCCCCCTTGAAATA GTAACTTATTTCATTAACTCATCCGGGGAAGCTGTCTACAAAACTGTGCTCCGGCACCACGGAAAGGAGGTCATGTGA
- the LOC104436106 gene encoding uncharacterized protein LOC104436106 isoform X2: MGKRSWVCTVFTQVCLCIALYVALNLGQPQEHRDYRKSVIRSSGRFLDSYFVTVRGGFRALNEQTRLLKLIEKVSRTYGAAFVVNISELGADDPLMQNATQRYQSLKIPWYTTKASKGGRSYFREQMKFHHGKTLDLIGLDTGLFKGSVMMGSLEGLGEEQLKWLTSILEETTGEWRIIAGFLPLISCQESEDPPEAKTDLDPLSSIFSTYGVNAYLSGGAGMHHVHQGGVTYIGDPGQLCKKSNSSSSHGTSSVFCRELPEGFLLHRVTPLEIVTYFINSSGEAVYKTVLRHHGKEVM; the protein is encoded by the exons ATGGGGAAGAGATCTTGGGTATGCACCGTTTTTACCCAGGTGTGTCTCTGCATCGCTCTCTATGTGGCCTTGAACTTGGGCCAGCCTCAGGAGCACAGGGATTATAGGAAGAGTGTCATCAGAAGCAGTGGTAGATTTCTTGATTCTTACTTTGTTACCGTCCGAGGTGGATTTAGAGCTTTAAACGAACAGACGCGGCTCTTGAAGCTG ATTGAGAAGGTGTCAAGGACATATGGCGCAGCGTTTGTTGTCAACATCAGCGAACTTGGCGCAGATGACCCGCTTATGCAGAAT GCTACACAAAGATACCAATCACTGAAAATTCCATG GTACACCACTAAAGCttcaaaaggaggaagaagttATTTCAGAGAGCAGATGAAATTTCATCATGGGAAAACCTTGGACTTAATTGGTCTAGATACTGGCCTTTTTAAG GGTTCTGTGATGATGGGATCATTAGAGGGGCTTGGAGAGGAGCAACTTAAATGGCTCACGAGCATCCTAGAGGAAACAACTGGCGaatg GCGCATAATCGCAGGATTTCTTCCACTGATTTCCTGCCAAGAAAGTGAGGATCCACCTGAGGCAAAGACAGACCTTGACCCTTTGAGTAGCATCTTTTCCACTTATGGAGTG AATGCATACTTAAGTGGAGGGGCTGGCATGCATCATGTACACCAAGGTGGTGTTACCTACATTGGCGACCCTGGCCAATTATGTAAAAAATCTAATTCTTCTTCATCTCATGGAACATCATCAGTCTTTTGCAG AGAACTTCCTGAAGGGTTCCTTCTTCACAGAGTCACCCCCCTTGAAATA GTAACTTATTTCATTAACTCATCCGGGGAAGCTGTCTACAAAACTGTGCTCCGGCACCACGGAAAGGAGGTCATGTGA
- the LOC104438830 gene encoding glycerophosphodiester phosphodiesterase GDPDL6, with translation MACSLCGDDLKILSVVTASMCALPAGDKPVVIARGGFSGIFPDSSEFAVDMATTSSMGDVVLYCDLQLTKDGIGICQPDIKLDNTTDIAMVFPKGEKTYTVNGQDLKGWFAVDYTSDELFNNVTLVQNVLSRPSLFDGAMSVQAVDDIVGRKTVNLLWLNVQYDGFYNEHKHSPATYVQKVVRYYPVDYLSSPEIGFLKAMKGKVNKARTKLIFRFLAEDAVEPSTNQTYGSILKNLESIKAFASGILVPKEYIYPVGTDKYLGAPTSLVADAHKQGLEVYASGFANDNPASFNYSYDPTSEYLQFIDNSEFSVDGLLTDFPPTASETIGFVNALVLRAINLIEMSSETQSCPFLAVCFTQNNNSSKPIKGKALIISHNGASGNYPGCTDLAYQQAIDDGSDIIDCSVQMSKDGVAFCLDSADLSGDTTAMPTFMSQSTVIPEIQQNSGIFSFDLTWSEIQSLKPQLVSPFGSDAGFQRDPANKNKGKFVTLSEFLELAKSKAVSGVLINIENAAYLASKKGLGIVDTVSKALSNATFDKQSTQQVLIQSDDSSVLSQFKNVSTYKRVLTIEEKISDAPKQPVEEIKKYADAVTVTRPTIMPISESFLLSNTSVIDEMHAANISVYVSVLRNEYISLAFDYFADPILELATYVAGFGVDGIITEYPATANKYMRSPCFDLNAKEAILPVQPGSLIGIIQGAEPPAEAPAPVLEVSDIVDPPLPPVVANVSSNSPPAPAPDAKHSSALKEVANLGLSLAVIVALGLLF, from the exons ATGGCCTGCTCCCTATGTGGGGATGACCTCAAAATTCTGAGCGTAGTAACAGCGAGTATGTGTGCCTTACCCGCAGGCGACAAGCCCGTTGTTATAGCTCGGGGCGGGTTCTCTGGGATCTTTCCCGATTCAAGCGAGTTCGCCGTGGACATGGCAACAACCTCGAGCATGGGTGATGTGGTCTTGTACTGCGATCTGCAGCTCACAAAGGATGGTATAGGGATATGCCAACCTGACATCAAGCTCGACAATACAACCGACATTGCAATGGTGTTCCCGAAAGGAGAGAAGACCTACACTGTGAACGGACAAGATTTGAAGGGATGGTTCGCCGTGGATTACACGTCCGACGAGCTTTTCAACAACGTCACGT TGGTTCAGAATGTCCTGTCCAGGCCAAGTTTGTTTGATGGCGCAATGTCGGTTCAAGCCGTCGATGATATAGTTGGACGCAAAACTGTTAACCTACTTTGGCTAAATgttcag TATGATGGATTCTACAATGAACACAAACACAGTCCAGCAACCTATGTGCAGAAAGTTGTGAGGTACTACCCTGTTGATTACTTATCATCTCCAGAGATTGGTTTCTTGAAGGCTATGAAAGGAAAAGTCAATAAAGCAAGGACAAAGCTCATATTCCGATTTCTGGCCGAGGATGCAGTTGAACCATCCACCAATCAAACATACGGTTCAATACTCAAAAACCTTGAATCGATCAAGGCCTTCGCATCTGGGATACTTGTTCCAAAGGAGTACATATACCCAGTTGGTACAGACAAGTATCTGGGAGCCCCCACCAGCCTTGTGGCGGATGCTCATAAACAGGGCCTTGAAGTATACGCTTCTGGTTTTGCAAATGACAATCCAGCAAGTTTCAACTATAGCTACGACCCAACATCGGAATACCTGCAGTTCATCGATAACTCTGAGTTTTCTGTTGATGGGTTGCTTACGGATTTCCCTCCAACAGCTTCAGAAACCATCG GTTTTGTAAATGCATTAGTTCTGCGAGCAATAAACCTGATAGAAATGTCCTCTGAAACTCAAAGTTGCCCTTTTCTTGCAGTATGTTTTACTCAGAACAACAATAGTAGCAAGCCCATCAAAG GGAAAGCTTTAATCATATCTCACAATGGAGCAAGTGGAAATTATCCAGGGTGCACTGATCTAGCATACCAGCAAGCAATAGATGATGGTTCTGACATCATCGACTGCTCAGTGCAAATGTCGAAAGATGGAGTAGCCTTCTGCTTGGATTCTGCAGACCTATCAGGAGATACCACTGCAATGCCCACTTTCATGTCTCAATCGACCGTTATCCCCGAGATCCAGCAGAACAGTGGAATCTTTTCCTTTGATCTTACATGGAGTGAAATCCAGAGTTTGAAGC CTCAACTTGTCAGCCCTTTTGGTAGTGATGCTGGCTTCCAGAGAGATCCAGCAAATAAGAACAAAGGCAAATTTGTCACTCTTTCAGAATTTCTGGAGCTTGCAAAGTCAAAGGCAGTATCAGGTGTTCTGATAAACATAGAG AATGCTGCTTACCTAGCGTCGAAGAAGGGTCTTGGCATAGTAGACACTGTTTCCAAAGCCTTAAGCAATGCCACATTCGACAAACAATCCACACAACAAGTCTTGATCCAATCCGATGACAGCTCCGTATTATCACAGTTCAAGAATGTTTCGACCTACAAAAGAGTGTTGacaattgaagagaaaataagCGATGCACCAAAGCAGCCAGTAGAAGAGATAAAAAAGTATGCTGATGCAGTCACTGTCACGAGGCCCACCATCATGCCAATTTCAGAGAGCTTCCTTTTGAGCAATACAAGTGTTATTGACGAAATGCATGCAGCAAATATCTCAGTATATGTCTCTGTTTTGAGGAACGAGTACATTTCACTCGCATTCGATTATTTTGCGGATCCTATTCTGGAGTTGGCTACTTATGTAGCAGGATTTGGAGTTGATGGGATCATCACTGAATACCCGGCAACAGCCAACAAATACATGA GAAGTCCATGTTTTGATTTGAATGCCAAGGAAGCCATCTTACCAGTTCAACCTGGTTCTCTTATTGGCATTATCCAAGGAGCTGAGCCACCGGCAGAAGCTCCCGCTCCAGTCCTTGAAGTCTCAGACATCGTTGACCCACCTCTACCTCCTGTAGTTGCCAATGTATCTTCGAACTCACCACCTGCACCTGCACCTGATGCCAAGCACTCCAGTGCACTAAAAGAAGTTGCTAATTTGGGTCTATCTCTAGCAGTTATCGTGGCACTCGGTTTACTATTTTAG